One genomic segment of Flavobacteriaceae bacterium includes these proteins:
- the dusB gene encoding tRNA dihydrouridine synthase DusB produces MVKIGHIELPDFPLLLAPMEDVSDPPFRALCKENGADVVYTEFISSEGLIRNASKSVMKLDIYGKERPVGIQIFGANLDSMLRSVEIVEKTRPDMIDINFGCPVKKVVSKGAGAGILKNIDLMVSLTEAMVKHTRIPITVKTRLGWDHNSIKIVEVAERLQDVGCKAIAIHGRTRAQMYKGNADWRPIAAVKNNPRMHIPVFGNGDVISPEKALEMRDVYELDGAMIGRASIGYPWFFNEVKHFFTTRAHLAKPSIADRTAVARRHLQMAIDWKGIHLGVVETRRHYANYFRGIPHFKEYRLKMVTFDDPRDVFATFDEVEERFGNTLIPEISS; encoded by the coding sequence ATGGTAAAAATAGGCCATATAGAATTACCTGATTTCCCACTGTTGTTAGCTCCAATGGAAGATGTCAGCGATCCTCCTTTTCGTGCTTTGTGTAAGGAAAACGGAGCGGATGTGGTATATACTGAATTTATATCTTCGGAAGGCCTGATCCGAAATGCCTCAAAAAGTGTGATGAAATTAGACATCTATGGAAAAGAACGGCCTGTTGGAATTCAGATTTTTGGGGCTAATTTAGACTCCATGCTGCGTTCTGTGGAAATAGTAGAAAAAACCCGTCCGGATATGATTGATATCAATTTCGGATGCCCCGTAAAAAAAGTAGTTTCCAAAGGTGCGGGTGCAGGGATTTTAAAGAATATTGATTTAATGGTTTCACTTACCGAAGCTATGGTAAAGCATACTCGTATTCCCATCACTGTAAAGACCCGCTTGGGTTGGGATCACAATTCTATTAAAATTGTGGAAGTGGCAGAGCGCCTGCAAGATGTGGGTTGCAAGGCCATTGCCATTCATGGCAGAACAAGAGCGCAAATGTATAAAGGCAATGCAGATTGGCGCCCGATTGCAGCAGTAAAAAACAATCCCAGGATGCACATCCCTGTCTTTGGAAACGGAGATGTTATTTCTCCGGAAAAAGCATTGGAAATGCGAGATGTATATGAACTGGACGGCGCTATGATTGGAAGAGCATCTATTGGATATCCCTGGTTTTTTAACGAGGTGAAGCATTTCTTTACTACGAGGGCACATTTGGCGAAACCCTCTATAGCAGACAGAACAGCAGTGGCAAGACGGCATTTACAAATGGCCATTGATTGGAAAGGAATACATTTGGGTGTGGTGGAAACCCGAAGGCATTATGCAAACTACTTTAGAGGGATTCCGCATTTTAAAGAGTACCGATTAAAAATGGTTACTTTTGACGACCCAAGAGATGTATTTGCAACGTTTGATGAAGTTGAGGAGCGGTTTGGAAATACTCTGATTCCTGAAATTAGTAGCTGA
- a CDS encoding LD-carboxypeptidase gives MKFQTPPYLKKGDSIAIVAPAGVLTNKKMCIEAAKNTAESWGLQVVIGTHVFKQNHHFAGTDEERTADLQKALDNPNIKAIWIARGGYGSIRIIDRLDFTTFKKHPKWIIGYSDVTVLHNHINHLGIETIHGMMPVDFRFDTLAIKKSIATLKKVLFGSLEKYKIPPSKYNRKGVAKGRLTGGNLTLLTAMLGSESAMNTKSAILFIEEIGEYKYHVDRMLQSLKRAGYFSKCNGLIVGDMSEIKKNNPTWGSTVEELILETVSEYDFPVLFGFPAGHEPDNNALILGRNVRLYVEADKLSILSFEE, from the coding sequence ATGAAATTTCAAACACCTCCTTACCTGAAGAAGGGTGATAGTATAGCTATTGTTGCTCCTGCGGGAGTATTAACAAACAAAAAGATGTGTATTGAAGCAGCAAAGAACACAGCCGAAAGTTGGGGCTTGCAGGTTGTTATCGGCACACATGTTTTTAAACAAAATCATCATTTTGCCGGAACAGATGAAGAGAGAACTGCTGACCTTCAAAAAGCTTTGGACAATCCGAATATAAAAGCAATCTGGATTGCCAGAGGCGGATATGGAAGTATACGCATTATAGACCGGTTGGATTTTACCACTTTTAAAAAGCATCCTAAATGGATCATCGGATATTCGGATGTTACGGTATTGCACAATCATATTAACCATTTGGGAATAGAGACCATTCATGGAATGATGCCGGTAGATTTTCGGTTTGATACTCTTGCTATCAAAAAGAGTATCGCCACCTTAAAAAAAGTGCTGTTTGGTTCGTTAGAAAAGTATAAAATTCCTCCTTCCAAATACAATAGAAAAGGAGTTGCCAAAGGGCGTTTGACAGGTGGAAATCTTACCTTACTAACAGCTATGCTAGGCTCTGAAAGTGCTATGAATACTAAAAGTGCCATTTTATTTATTGAAGAGATAGGAGAATACAAATATCATGTGGACAGGATGTTGCAAAGTCTGAAAAGAGCTGGATATTTTAGTAAATGTAATGGATTGATTGTAGGCGATATGAGCGAGATAAAAAAGAATAATCCGACATGGGGGAGTACCGTTGAAGAACTAATTTTAGAGACGGTTTCGGAATATGATTTTCCCGTATTGTTTGGGTTTCCTGCCGGACATGAGCCTGACAACAATGCTTTAATTCTTGGCCGGAATGTAAGGCTATATGTAGAAGCTGATAAACTATCTATCCTTAGCTTTGAAGAATAG
- the thiL gene encoding thiamine-phosphate kinase produces the protein MLANKNQSGTSLSELGEFGLINHITKHFKLSHRSTVKGVGDDAAVINASKLQTLITTDLLVEGVHFDLSYMPLKHLGYKSVMVNISDVYAMNGEAEQITVSIAVSNRFSLEAVEELYAGIHLACETYKLDLIGGDTTSSSKGILISVTAIGKAKKEDVVYRNGAKETDLIIVTGDLGGAYLGLQVLERERQVFQVNPNHQPDLDPYAYIIERQLKPEARKDIPKLLKELEVRPTSMIDISDGLSSEIMHICSQSKVGCKIYEEKVPLDPQVISTCEEFEIDSTTVALSGGEDYELLFTVPISDFEKIKGNPHLSVIGHITEKAAGMNLVTRANQELALKAQGWNALKEE, from the coding sequence ATGTTAGCAAATAAAAATCAATCCGGAACATCGCTGTCTGAATTAGGAGAGTTCGGATTGATCAATCATATTACAAAACACTTCAAATTATCACATCGTTCTACTGTAAAGGGTGTTGGAGATGATGCGGCCGTTATCAATGCTTCCAAATTACAGACCCTGATTACAACAGATCTGCTAGTAGAAGGCGTTCACTTTGACCTAAGTTATATGCCGTTAAAACATCTGGGGTATAAATCTGTAATGGTAAATATCTCCGATGTATATGCAATGAATGGCGAAGCCGAACAAATTACGGTTTCCATTGCTGTTTCCAACCGTTTCTCTTTAGAGGCCGTCGAGGAGTTATATGCGGGAATCCATCTGGCTTGTGAAACATATAAATTAGATTTAATTGGCGGTGATACCACCTCTTCTTCCAAAGGAATTTTAATTTCTGTCACTGCCATAGGAAAAGCAAAGAAAGAAGATGTAGTGTATAGGAACGGGGCAAAAGAAACCGATTTAATCATAGTAACCGGAGATTTGGGCGGAGCATATTTAGGCTTACAGGTTTTAGAGAGAGAGCGGCAGGTTTTTCAGGTGAACCCGAATCATCAGCCGGATTTAGATCCATATGCATACATTATAGAACGTCAGTTAAAACCGGAAGCCAGAAAAGACATTCCGAAATTGTTAAAAGAATTGGAAGTAAGACCAACCTCGATGATTGATATTTCCGATGGCCTGTCATCGGAGATCATGCATATTTGTTCACAAAGTAAAGTAGGATGTAAAATTTACGAAGAAAAAGTTCCCTTGGATCCCCAGGTAATTTCCACTTGTGAAGAGTTTGAAATCGACAGTACCACGGTGGCTTTAAGCGGAGGAGAGGATTATGAATTGCTGTTTACAGTTCCTATTTCTGATTTTGAAAAAATCAAAGGAAACCCTCATCTTTCCGTTATCGGCCATATTACCGAAAAAGCCGCAGGAATGAATTTGGTTACAAGAGCCAATCAGGAACTGGCTTTAAAAGCACAAGGGTGGAATGCTTTAAAAGAAGAATAA
- a CDS encoding DUF4910 domain-containing protein, with translation MRNLLLLIFLPILLSCEPGTTGKSKLKQDVSFLADDALEGRQTGTEGERKAANYIAERFREMKLSPKGTQRFYQEFSFKPKTDPHSEVEFTKNQDGTITGSNVIGHIDNKANNTVIIGAHYDHLGYGGDGSLYRDSVKAVHNGADDNASGVAVMLDLARKLKKEKSRNNNYLFIAFSGEEMGLLGSNYFVKNPTVDMQKVSFMINMDMVGKLKKDSTLAVYGTGTSPIFKQVLHTHNNRFKLILKASGVGPSDHTSFYLADIPVLHFFTGQHEDYHKPSDDTEKLNYTGMEAISDYIFNIISELNSQGKLAFRKTKNEGDNVPRFKVGLGVIPDYLFDGKGMRIDGVSEEKPAQKAGLKKGDIVIKLGDSVVTDMMSYMKALSVFDKGDKTKVTVKRGEKHMDVDIRF, from the coding sequence ATGAGAAATCTGCTCCTGCTTATCTTTTTACCAATATTGCTCTCCTGCGAACCTGGTACTACAGGCAAAAGTAAGCTAAAGCAGGACGTTTCCTTTTTGGCTGATGATGCCCTGGAAGGCAGGCAAACCGGAACCGAAGGCGAAAGAAAAGCTGCCAACTATATTGCTGAACGTTTCCGGGAAATGAAACTAAGTCCGAAAGGAACGCAACGTTTTTATCAGGAATTTTCTTTCAAACCCAAAACAGACCCGCATTCGGAAGTGGAATTTACCAAAAATCAGGACGGAACCATTACGGGAAGCAATGTCATCGGGCATATCGACAACAAAGCTAATAATACGGTCATAATTGGAGCTCATTATGATCATTTAGGATATGGCGGTGATGGTTCTTTATACAGAGATTCTGTAAAGGCAGTACATAATGGTGCCGACGACAATGCAAGTGGCGTTGCAGTAATGCTCGATTTGGCCCGAAAATTAAAGAAAGAAAAGAGCCGTAATAACAACTACCTGTTTATTGCCTTTTCCGGTGAAGAAATGGGGTTGCTGGGTTCTAACTATTTCGTGAAAAACCCGACTGTTGATATGCAAAAAGTGAGTTTTATGATCAATATGGATATGGTTGGAAAATTAAAAAAAGACAGCACGCTGGCGGTATACGGTACGGGAACGTCTCCAATATTTAAGCAAGTGTTACATACTCATAACAATCGTTTTAAACTCATTCTAAAAGCATCCGGAGTTGGCCCCAGCGATCATACCAGTTTTTATCTGGCCGATATCCCGGTATTGCATTTCTTTACAGGGCAGCATGAAGATTACCACAAACCGAGTGATGACACGGAGAAATTAAATTATACAGGGATGGAAGCTATTTCCGATTATATTTTTAATATTATTTCGGAATTAAACTCTCAGGGGAAATTAGCCTTTAGAAAAACAAAGAATGAAGGCGATAATGTCCCCCGGTTTAAAGTAGGGCTGGGAGTTATTCCGGATTATTTATTTGATGGAAAAGGCATGCGAATTGATGGTGTTTCCGAAGAAAAACCGGCACAAAAAGCAGGTTTGAAAAAAGGAGATATTGTTATTAAACTGGGAGATAGTGTGGTAACAGATATGATGAGCTATATGAAGGCACTATCTGTCTTTGATAAAGGGGATAAAACAAAAGTAACCGTTAAACGAGGTGAGAAACACATGGATGTGGACATCCGGTTTTAG
- a CDS encoding transposase — MKTNEIIGIDVSKLLIDVCIYSKQIVQQFENSKSGFKLMLKWSFKNSSFSKEETMFVFEHTGMYSHLLSVSLTEQKLSFFIASGLEIKRSIGIARGKDDQIDAKRIALYGYRLKEELKPSKLPKRSILQLKSLLSLRTKLNKQRAGFKVTLKEQKRIYKAKEYKIIFDVQQKMIAELTKQIHKINTQMQAIIDQNIMLKETYKLVTSVKGIGMQTAIMMIVFTDNFSKFENWRKFASYCGVAPFPYQSGTSIKGRTKVSHLANKKLKAIINMCAISAIQHNPEMKLYYHKRIKQGKSKMSTVNIIRNKLIARVFAVVKRQTPYVDTFKFAA, encoded by the coding sequence ATGAAAACAAATGAAATTATCGGAATCGATGTCAGTAAATTATTAATTGATGTTTGTATCTATTCTAAACAAATTGTTCAACAGTTTGAGAACAGTAAATCTGGATTTAAATTAATGCTAAAGTGGAGTTTTAAAAATTCGTCTTTCTCTAAAGAAGAAACCATGTTTGTATTTGAACATACAGGAATGTACTCTCATTTATTATCTGTGTCTTTAACTGAACAAAAATTATCTTTTTTCATAGCTTCTGGTTTAGAAATTAAAAGATCTATTGGTATTGCTCGTGGAAAGGATGACCAAATTGATGCCAAACGCATTGCTCTATATGGGTATCGATTAAAAGAAGAACTTAAACCCAGTAAGCTACCTAAAAGAAGTATATTACAACTAAAAAGTCTCTTATCTTTAAGGACAAAACTTAACAAACAAAGAGCTGGTTTTAAAGTTACTTTGAAAGAACAAAAAAGAATTTATAAAGCAAAAGAGTATAAAATAATCTTTGACGTTCAACAAAAAATGATTGCAGAACTAACCAAACAAATACACAAGATTAATACTCAAATGCAAGCTATTATTGACCAAAATATAATGTTAAAAGAAACCTATAAACTTGTTACTAGTGTTAAAGGTATAGGAATGCAAACTGCTATAATGATGATTGTGTTTACTGACAATTTTTCAAAATTTGAAAACTGGAGAAAGTTTGCCTCTTATTGTGGTGTTGCTCCTTTTCCTTACCAATCTGGAACTAGTATTAAAGGACGTACAAAAGTCTCTCATTTGGCTAATAAAAAATTGAAAGCAATTATTAATATGTGCGCTATTTCTGCTATACAACATAACCCAGAAATGAAATTATACTATCATAAAAGAATAAAACAAGGCAAAAGTAAAATGAGTACCGTTAACATTATTAGAAACAAATTAATAGCAAGAGTGTTTGCCGTTGTCAAACGACAAACACCCTATGTAGATACTTTTAAATTTGCTGCATAA
- a CDS encoding YceI family protein, with amino-acid sequence MKKTIIVIACFIALGVHAQKYYTKTGTTELKASVAAFEPVEATNKSTSVVLKADTGDIAALLFIKAFRFKVALMEEHFNENYMDSDAFPKATFKGKIQEFDLEFTGQKEFKIIGTLTVRGINKEIETTGTFSKNDEKLSLNATFSVKPQDFDIKIPNIVRKKIAETIHLTLNYELIQKK; translated from the coding sequence ATGAAAAAAACAATCATCGTAATTGCATGCTTTATAGCTTTAGGAGTTCATGCACAAAAATATTATACAAAGACCGGAACCACGGAACTAAAAGCCTCTGTAGCCGCTTTTGAACCGGTTGAAGCTACCAATAAAAGTACTTCCGTAGTATTAAAAGCAGATACGGGCGACATAGCCGCATTGCTTTTTATCAAAGCTTTTCGGTTCAAAGTTGCGCTAATGGAAGAACATTTTAATGAAAACTACATGGACTCCGATGCATTTCCCAAGGCAACTTTTAAAGGAAAAATACAGGAATTTGATTTGGAATTTACCGGCCAAAAAGAGTTTAAAATTATCGGAACACTCACTGTCAGAGGAATAAATAAAGAGATTGAAACTACAGGAACATTCTCAAAAAATGATGAAAAACTAAGTTTAAATGCTACATTCTCTGTTAAGCCTCAGGATTTTGACATTAAAATTCCCAATATTGTCAGAAAAAAAATAGCCGAAACCATTCATTTAACTTTAAATTATGAACTTATCCAAAAAAAGTAA
- a CDS encoding cytochrome c — MKKHICLFLGFALFASCTKAVIEDTPVLPSPIMVKYNNGVKTIIDNNCVSCHGATSPDAGLSLTTYTQVRTAAESGNLINRINDATRPMPPAALMSSTNRAAITRWMTDGYLEN; from the coding sequence ATGAAAAAACACATTTGTCTTTTTTTAGGGTTTGCTCTTTTTGCGAGCTGTACTAAGGCTGTGATAGAAGACACACCTGTACTTCCTTCACCTATCATGGTAAAATACAACAATGGTGTAAAAACCATCATTGATAACAATTGTGTAAGCTGCCATGGAGCAACTTCTCCGGATGCCGGTTTGAGTTTAACTACATATACGCAGGTTAGGACTGCAGCTGAAAGCGGAAACCTCATCAATAGAATTAATGATGCAACCAGGCCAATGCCACCAGCAGCTTTAATGTCTTCGACAAACAGAGCCGCGATAACACGGTGGATGACGGACGGGTATTTAGAAAACTGA
- the lepA gene encoding elongation factor 4, with the protein MKNIRNFCIIAHIDHGKSTLADRLLDYTGAVTEREKQDQLLDNMDLERERGITIKSHAIQMEYTFKGEEYILNLIDTPGHVDFSYEVSRSIAACEGALLIVDAAQSIQAQTISNLYLALENDLEIIPVLNKVDLPSANPEEVTDDIVDLLGCNPEEVVHASGKTGFGVATILEAIIERIPAPEGDPNGPLQALIFDSVYNSYRGIETYFRVLNGEIKTGQRIKFMATNKEYFADEVGTLKLSQVIKKSVKTGDVGYLITGIKTAKEVKVGDTITDAVNPTTEVIDGFEDVKPMVFAGIYPVDTEDYEELRYSMEKLQLNDASLVFSPESSAALGFGFRCGFLGMLHMEIIQERLEREFNMTVITTVPNVSYHAFTKKHPNDVVLLNNPSDLPEPSKLDRVEEPFIKAAIITKSDFVGQVMSLCIEKRGQITNQTYLTTQRVELTFEMPLAEIVFDFYDRLKTISKGYASFDYHPIEMKPSKLVRVDILLNRQPVDALSALLHADNAYTVGKKITEKLKELIPRQQFDIPIQAAIGSKIIARETIKALRKDVTAKCYGGDISRKRKLLEKQKKGKKRMRQVGNVEIPQEAFMAVLKLND; encoded by the coding sequence ATGAAGAATATTAGAAACTTTTGCATTATCGCACATATCGATCACGGTAAAAGTACACTTGCAGACAGGTTGCTGGATTATACAGGCGCTGTTACGGAAAGAGAAAAGCAGGATCAGTTGCTGGACAATATGGATTTGGAGCGCGAGCGGGGAATCACTATAAAATCGCACGCAATTCAAATGGAATATACCTTTAAAGGCGAAGAATATATTTTAAATTTAATCGATACTCCGGGGCATGTGGATTTCTCTTATGAAGTTTCCCGCTCTATTGCCGCTTGCGAAGGAGCTTTATTAATTGTAGATGCCGCACAGAGCATTCAGGCACAAACCATTTCCAATTTATACCTGGCTTTGGAAAATGATCTGGAGATTATTCCTGTTTTAAACAAGGTAGATTTGCCTTCTGCCAACCCGGAAGAAGTAACAGACGATATTGTGGATTTGTTAGGATGTAATCCGGAAGAGGTGGTACATGCAAGCGGGAAAACGGGTTTTGGAGTAGCTACCATTTTAGAAGCCATTATAGAACGGATTCCCGCACCGGAAGGAGACCCCAACGGGCCCTTACAAGCTTTGATTTTTGACTCCGTATACAATTCTTACAGGGGAATAGAAACCTATTTCAGGGTTTTAAACGGGGAAATCAAAACAGGGCAGCGGATTAAGTTTATGGCTACCAATAAGGAGTATTTTGCGGATGAGGTAGGAACTTTAAAACTCAGTCAGGTTATTAAAAAATCTGTGAAAACGGGAGATGTCGGTTACCTAATTACAGGAATTAAAACGGCAAAAGAGGTAAAAGTGGGAGATACTATAACGGATGCTGTAAATCCGACTACGGAGGTTATTGACGGATTTGAAGATGTAAAACCCATGGTATTTGCCGGAATTTACCCGGTAGATACCGAAGATTATGAAGAGTTGCGTTATTCTATGGAGAAATTGCAATTGAATGACGCATCTTTAGTGTTCTCTCCCGAAAGTTCGGCGGCACTGGGTTTTGGTTTCCGGTGCGGATTTTTAGGAATGCTTCATATGGAAATTATTCAGGAGCGTTTGGAGCGTGAGTTTAACATGACCGTCATTACTACGGTTCCTAATGTTTCTTATCATGCATTCACTAAAAAACATCCAAATGATGTGGTACTGCTAAACAATCCGTCTGATTTACCGGAACCGTCAAAACTAGATAGGGTAGAAGAGCCCTTTATCAAAGCTGCTATTATTACCAAGTCTGATTTTGTAGGACAGGTAATGTCTCTTTGTATAGAAAAAAGAGGGCAAATAACCAATCAAACCTACTTGACTACACAGAGAGTTGAATTGACATTTGAAATGCCTTTAGCCGAAATTGTATTTGATTTTTATGACCGGTTAAAAACCATTTCCAAAGGGTATGCTTCTTTTGATTATCATCCGATAGAAATGAAACCTTCAAAGTTAGTCCGTGTAGATATCCTCTTAAACAGGCAGCCTGTAGATGCGCTCTCTGCACTCTTACATGCGGATAATGCCTATACAGTGGGGAAAAAGATTACTGAAAAACTGAAAGAATTAATTCCAAGGCAACAATTTGATATTCCTATTCAGGCAGCTATCGGGTCAAAAATTATTGCGAGAGAAACCATAAAGGCACTGCGTAAAGATGTAACGGCAAAATGTTATGGTGGCGATATTTCCAGAAAGCGTAAGCTGTTGGAAAAGCAAAAGAAAGGAAAGAAGCGAATGCGCCAGGTGGGAAATGTGGAAATCCCACAAGAGGCATTTATGGCCGTATTGAAGTTGAATGATTGA
- the metG gene encoding methionine--tRNA ligase codes for MPKRYTITAALPYANGSIHIGHLAGVYIPADIYARFLRLTGNEVAYICGSDEHGVAIPMRAKKEGVSPQNIINKYHKIIKQSFADFGISFDHYSRTSSAIHHQTASDFFVNLRKKEVFTEAITAQLYDAGAHQFLADRFVTGTCPKCGFEESYGDQCENCGTSHNATDIINPRSAITGNIPTVKETKHWFLPLDKYEGFLCQWILEGHKKDWKPNVYGQVKSWIEDGLKPRAVTRDLDWGIPVPVKNTTGKVLYVWFDAPIGYISATKEWAAKEGKNWEDYWKNPETRLVHFIGKDNIVFHCIIFPSMLEAHGGYILPDNVPANEFLNLEGSKLSTSKNWAVWLHEYLEDFSGQQDVLRYVLTANAPESKDNDFTWKDFQARNNNELVAIFGNFINRVVVLTNKYYHGSIPTPGDFSEADKDALASLKKFPHIIAKSITRYRFREASQEFMNLARLGNKYLADEEPWKVIKENEQRVQTIMYTALQIAVSLAVLSEPFLPFTSAKLKTMLNMATSDVADNDMEPSVNPVLKWEDISEKEMLLPAGHQIGKAALLFSKIEDKTIQAQLEKLKATKIANAQNAKDVVPQKETIAFDDFAKLDIRTGTVLEAKKIAKTKKLLQLKVAIGIDVRTIVSGIAESFAPEDIVGQQVIVLTNLAPRNIRGIESRGMILTAAASDGALSFVAPGQQVSDGQQIC; via the coding sequence ATGCCAAAAAGATATACCATCACTGCTGCCTTACCTTATGCAAACGGGTCTATTCATATTGGTCATTTGGCGGGAGTTTATATTCCTGCAGACATCTATGCTCGTTTTTTACGGTTAACAGGAAATGAGGTTGCATACATATGCGGGAGCGACGAGCACGGAGTAGCCATACCGATGCGCGCAAAAAAAGAAGGAGTAAGCCCACAGAATATTATAAATAAATATCACAAGATCATTAAACAATCTTTTGCCGATTTTGGAATTTCTTTTGATCATTATTCCAGGACATCTTCGGCAATACATCATCAAACCGCTTCGGATTTTTTTGTCAATCTACGTAAAAAAGAAGTATTTACAGAGGCAATAACAGCTCAATTATATGATGCCGGAGCCCATCAATTTTTAGCAGACAGGTTTGTGACAGGCACTTGCCCCAAGTGTGGTTTTGAAGAAAGTTATGGAGATCAGTGTGAAAATTGCGGAACAAGTCATAATGCAACGGATATCATTAACCCAAGGTCGGCTATTACCGGAAATATTCCTACCGTCAAAGAAACAAAGCATTGGTTTTTACCTCTGGACAAGTATGAAGGATTTTTGTGCCAATGGATTTTGGAAGGTCATAAAAAAGACTGGAAACCAAATGTATACGGGCAGGTAAAATCGTGGATCGAAGATGGGTTAAAACCCAGAGCTGTAACCCGAGATTTGGATTGGGGAATTCCTGTTCCCGTTAAAAATACCACAGGAAAAGTGTTGTATGTTTGGTTTGATGCACCCATAGGGTATATCTCTGCTACCAAAGAGTGGGCAGCAAAAGAAGGAAAGAATTGGGAAGACTATTGGAAAAACCCGGAAACCCGATTAGTTCATTTTATAGGGAAAGACAATATTGTATTTCATTGTATTATTTTTCCGAGCATGCTAGAAGCTCATGGCGGTTATATCCTGCCTGACAATGTGCCGGCAAATGAATTTTTAAACCTGGAAGGCAGCAAATTGTCCACTTCTAAAAATTGGGCGGTTTGGCTACATGAGTATTTGGAAGATTTCTCCGGGCAGCAAGATGTCTTGCGCTATGTACTCACGGCGAATGCCCCGGAGAGTAAAGACAATGATTTTACGTGGAAAGACTTTCAGGCAAGAAATAACAATGAACTGGTGGCTATTTTCGGGAATTTTATCAATCGGGTTGTAGTACTGACTAACAAGTATTATCATGGTAGTATTCCAACACCCGGAGATTTTTCCGAAGCCGATAAAGATGCACTGGCTTCCTTAAAAAAGTTTCCTCATATCATAGCAAAATCCATAACACGTTATCGCTTTAGGGAGGCGAGTCAGGAATTTATGAATTTGGCACGGTTAGGGAACAAATATCTGGCAGATGAAGAACCGTGGAAAGTGATCAAGGAAAACGAACAACGCGTACAAACCATTATGTACACGGCATTGCAAATTGCAGTGAGTTTAGCCGTATTATCCGAACCTTTTTTACCGTTTACTTCTGCTAAGTTAAAAACGATGCTGAATATGGCTACTTCCGATGTAGCTGATAATGATATGGAACCGTCTGTAAACCCCGTTTTAAAATGGGAGGATATTTCCGAAAAAGAGATGTTACTGCCCGCGGGACATCAAATAGGAAAAGCAGCACTGTTGTTTTCTAAAATTGAAGATAAAACCATACAGGCTCAGTTAGAAAAATTAAAAGCTACAAAAATAGCCAATGCGCAAAACGCTAAAGATGTTGTACCTCAAAAAGAGACCATTGCATTTGATGATTTTGCCAAACTGGATATAAGAACAGGTACGGTTTTAGAAGCAAAAAAAATAGCCAAAACCAAAAAATTGCTTCAACTAAAAGTAGCTATAGGTATTGATGTGAGAACCATTGTTTCGGGAATTGCAGAAAGTTTTGCCCCGGAAGATATCGTAGGGCAGCAAGTTATCGTATTAACTAATTTAGCACCCAGAAACATACGAGGTATAGAAAGCCGCGGCATGATTTTAACGGCTGCTGCCTCTGACGGAGCACTGTCATTTGTGGCCCCCGGACAGCAAGTATCTGACGGGCAGCAGATATGTTAA
- a CDS encoding peptidase, M28 family protein, whose protein sequence is MYDNHIDVKGMICLESIGYYSDADHSQRFPLKEMESMYGTKGNFIAVVQNDKNEKFSSQIANLLLNQNLTETELLKSNASISGVDFSDHLNYWKFNYEAVMITNTAFYRNKNYHTDKDLLKTLDLKKLNLVILQLYNAIVKLNE, encoded by the coding sequence TTGTATGATAATCATATTGATGTAAAAGGAATGATTTGTTTAGAAAGTATTGGGTATTATAGCGATGCAGATCATTCTCAAAGATTTCCTTTAAAAGAAATGGAGTCAATGTATGGAACAAAAGGGAACTTCATTGCTGTTGTTCAAAATGATAAAAATGAGAAATTTAGTTCTCAAATTGCCAATTTATTGCTCAATCAAAATTTAACAGAAACTGAGCTTTTAAAATCAAATGCTTCTATATCGGGGGTTGATTTTTCCGATCATCTAAATTATTGGAAATTCAATTATGAAGCTGTCATGATTACCAATACAGCTTTTTACAGAAACAAAAATTATCACACGGATAAAGATCTTCTTAAAACGCTCGATTTGAAAAAATTAAATTTAGTTATTTTACAGTTATATAATGCAATAGTAAAATTAAATGAATGA